One region of Zingiber officinale cultivar Zhangliang chromosome 7B, Zo_v1.1, whole genome shotgun sequence genomic DNA includes:
- the LOC122004643 gene encoding transcription factor PIF1-like has translation MSQFVPDWNLEDGFTNSEDVHILPMTSQKNPMGRDSEIAELLWRDGHMVVGSQTDQEGSGRGSEFQVIRRHELSTSLIQDEETASWIQNSLDHSMGKEFCSEFFSEMAGSNSKSLDKLNSNAIVGNARCVTANGFEFTSYKQQDLKRSVSRVENCNALNFLHFSKSLRGKSDEEGSSGSTKVQRDESSTPMMKIGSSIHGSNQIPNDVIGNQCKQKQASETAILSTLPTSVFSTRSIGVQGESHPCLKRKQRDTDYSKDQSEETEESLNAKKQSRNRAAEVHNLSERRRRERINERMKALQELLPHCNKTDKASMLEEAIEYLKSLQLQVQMMWMGSGMAQMMFPGEQQYISGMEMGMGMAHASVPSMHHAVHLPSLPVVGHQSVNQAFLCPTASFHAVNLGDTTQSAHLQGSQVSFDGFRLHSQARDESVCLWIEGGAGESANNSTE, from the exons ATGAGCCAGTTTGTTCCTGATTGGAATTTAGAAGATGGCTTCACAAATAGTGAGGATGTTCATATTCTTCCAATGACAAGTCAAAAGAACCCAATGGG GCGAGACAGCGAGATCGCAGAGTTGCTATGGCGAGATGGGCATATGGTTGTGGGTAGCCAAACTGATCAGGAAGGTTCTGGTAGAGGTAGTGAGTTTCAAGTGATACGACGACATGAGCTATCCACCAGCTTGATTCAGGATGAAGAAACTGCATCGTGGATTCAAAACTCTCTTGATCATTCGATGGGAAAAGAATTCTGTTCGGAGTTCTTTTCTGAAATGGCAGGTAGCAACTCAAAAAGCTTAGACAAGTTGAATAGCAATGCCATCGTTGGGAATGCAAGATGTGTAACTGCCAACGGTTTTGAATTCACCTCCTACAAGCAACAAGATTTGAAACGATCAGTTTCCCGCGTAGAAAATTGTAATGCTCTAAACTTCTTACATTTTTCGAAGTCATTGAGAGGCAAATCGGATGAGGAAGGATCTAGTGGCTCGACTAAGGTCCAGCGAGACGAGTCTTCGACCCCAATGATGAAAATTGGATCAAGCATTCATGGAAGTAATCAAATTCCCAACGATGTCATCGGTAATCAATGCAAGCAAAAACAAGCAAGTGAAACTGCTATTCTTTCAACATTACCGACTTCGGTTTTTAGTACTAGAAGCATAGGAGTCCAGGGTGAAAGTCATCCATGCCTAAAGAGGAAGCAAAGGGATACTGATTATTCAAAAGATCAAAGTGAG GAGACAGAGGAGTCACTGAATGCAAAGAAGCAAAGCAGAAACCGCGCAGCTGAAGTCCACAATCTATCTGAGAGG AGAAGACGAGAGAGGATAAACGAAAGAATGAAGGCACTCCAAGAACTACTACCTCATTGCAATAAA ACAGACAAAGCATCAATGCTTGAAGAGGCAATTGAATACTTGAAGTCACTCCAACTGCAAGTGCAG ATGATGTGGATGGGAAGTGGCATGGCACAGATGATGTTTCCCGGCGAGCAACAATATATTTCCGGCATGGAGATGGGGATGGGGATGGCTCATGCTTCAGTTCCTTCAATGCATCATGCAGTTCATCTACCAAGTCTTCCAGTTGTTGGTCATCAATCTGTAAACCAGGCATTTTTATGTCCTACTGCATCTTTTCATGCAGTAAATCTCGGAGACACAACACAAAGTGCCCATTTGCAGGGATCGCAGGTCTCATTCGATGGCTTTCGATTGCATTCGCAGGCTC GAGATGAATCTGTATGCCTTTGGATCGAAGGTGGAGCAGGAGAATCCGCGAACAACAGCACCGAGTAG